From Streptomyces sp. HUAS MG91, the proteins below share one genomic window:
- a CDS encoding DUF4287 domain-containing protein: protein MTTTPAVKGPASYFPSIEKKYGQPVAYWQDLIRSSPLTKHMELVGWLKSEHGLGHGHANALVAHTLAEARAGR, encoded by the coding sequence ATGACCACCACTCCCGCCGTCAAGGGCCCCGCCAGCTACTTCCCCTCCATCGAGAAGAAGTACGGGCAGCCGGTCGCGTACTGGCAGGACCTCATCCGTTCCTCGCCGCTCACGAAGCACATGGAGCTGGTGGGCTGGCTGAAGAGCGAGCACGGGCTCGGTCACGGCCACGCGAACGCGCTGGTCGCGCACACGCTCGCCGAGGCGCGCGCGGGCAGGTGA
- a CDS encoding DUF5701 family protein — translation MSDNAPATTTALPLLPSPTVQAERLVELGVHEIAGLDAAALRDFARTAEETAGAGALLAVHPDRAPASALAPLLHRDGRAGFVVVDMTDVDLFAPVDAVTDLPDAPLYLVESPDRGDEMANWSPDEALSALTERGRTPLLLTEGIHWVLHQPAALDRNHCFMTIGSRLRRANGSLDARTPAIWISNGTGRDGSERRGAPKVGWCWAGNRHTWLGFGSTAGRL, via the coding sequence GTGTCCGACAACGCCCCCGCCACCACCACCGCGCTGCCCCTGCTGCCGTCACCGACCGTCCAGGCCGAGCGGCTGGTGGAGCTCGGCGTCCACGAGATCGCGGGGCTCGACGCCGCCGCGCTGCGCGACTTCGCCAGAACCGCCGAGGAGACGGCCGGCGCGGGCGCGCTGCTCGCCGTGCACCCGGACCGGGCGCCCGCCTCCGCGCTCGCGCCGCTGCTGCACCGGGACGGCCGGGCCGGGTTCGTCGTGGTCGACATGACGGACGTCGACCTCTTCGCGCCGGTCGACGCCGTCACGGATCTGCCCGACGCGCCGCTCTACCTCGTCGAGAGCCCCGACCGGGGTGACGAGATGGCCAACTGGAGCCCGGACGAGGCACTTTCCGCCCTCACCGAGCGGGGCCGCACTCCTCTGCTGCTCACCGAGGGCATCCACTGGGTGCTCCACCAGCCCGCGGCGCTGGACCGCAACCACTGCTTCATGACGATCGGCTCGCGACTGCGCAGGGCGAACGGGTCGCTGGACGCCCGCACCCCCGCGATCTGGATCAGCAACGGCACGGGGCGCGACGGCAGCGAGCGGCGCGGGGCGCCCAAGGTCGGCTGGTGCTGGGCGGGCAACCGGCACACGTGGCTCGGGTTCGGCTCCACCGCCGGGCGCCTCTGA
- a CDS encoding LacI family DNA-binding transcriptional regulator, producing the protein MASIKDVAAAAGVSVATVSRVLNAHPSVSPDARTRVLAAVESLGYRPNALARSLRTDQTRTLGLVISDVLNPYFGELARSVEEEARALGYSVIIGNADERPDLQDHHVRTLLDRRIDGLLVSPTDGGSPLMLDAARAGTPMVFVDRWIPGVDVPVVRSDGRAAVRDLVAHLHGLGHRRLAIIAGPAATTTGSERVDAFREALARYEIELPDAYIGQGDFQAESGRRVTDGFLDLPEPPEVVFAADNLMALGALDAIRARGLRVPDDIALAAFDDIRWFVHTDPPITAIAQPTGELGRAAVRALVDRIEGRAPASVTLPAALVVRRSCGAPA; encoded by the coding sequence ATGGCGAGCATCAAGGACGTCGCGGCCGCGGCCGGCGTCTCCGTCGCCACGGTCTCCCGTGTGCTCAACGCCCACCCGTCGGTGAGCCCGGACGCCCGCACGCGCGTGCTGGCGGCGGTGGAGTCGCTCGGCTACCGGCCCAACGCCCTGGCCCGTTCCCTGCGCACCGACCAGACCCGCACGCTCGGCCTGGTCATCAGCGATGTGCTCAACCCGTACTTCGGGGAGCTGGCCCGTTCCGTCGAGGAGGAGGCGCGGGCCCTCGGCTACAGCGTGATCATCGGGAACGCCGACGAGCGCCCCGACCTCCAGGACCACCACGTGCGCACCCTGCTCGACCGGCGGATCGACGGACTGCTCGTCTCCCCCACCGACGGCGGCTCCCCGCTGATGCTGGACGCCGCCCGGGCCGGGACGCCGATGGTGTTCGTCGACCGGTGGATCCCGGGCGTGGACGTGCCGGTGGTGCGCTCCGACGGGCGGGCGGCCGTGCGGGACCTCGTCGCGCATCTGCACGGGCTCGGGCACCGGCGGCTCGCGATCATCGCGGGCCCGGCCGCCACGACCACCGGCAGCGAGCGCGTCGACGCCTTCCGGGAGGCGCTCGCCCGTTACGAGATCGAGCTGCCGGACGCCTACATCGGGCAGGGCGACTTCCAGGCGGAGAGCGGACGCCGGGTGACGGACGGGTTCCTGGACCTTCCCGAGCCGCCCGAGGTGGTCTTCGCCGCCGACAACCTGATGGCGCTCGGCGCGCTGGACGCGATCCGCGCGCGCGGGCTGCGCGTCCCCGACGACATCGCGCTCGCCGCCTTCGACGACATCCGCTGGTTCGTGCACACCGATCCGCCGATCACGGCGATCGCCCAGCCGACCGGCGAGCTGGGCCGGGCCGCCGTGCGGGCCCTGGTGGACCGGATCGAGGGCCGCGCCCCGGCCTCGGTCACCCTCCCCGCCGCACTCGTCGTACGCCGCTCCTGCGGCGCCCCCGCCTGA
- a CDS encoding sugar ABC transporter ATP-binding protein, with amino-acid sequence MSNPDELLRIEGIRKTFPGVVALDSVDFDLRRGEVHVLLGENGAGKSTLIKMLSGAYTPDEGRIIAGGEQVRIHGAQDAERLGIATIYQEFNLVPDLTVAENIFLGRQPRRFGMIDRKRMEADAEKLLARVGVNVSPRACVRELGIARLQMVEIAKALSLDARVLIMDEPTAVLTSEEVDKLFAIVRALREDGVGIVFITHHLEEIAALGDRVTVIRDGRSVGQVPASTPEDELVRLMVGRSIEQQYPRERPETGTALLKVEGLTRDGVFQDISFEVRAGEVVGIAGLVGAGRTEVVRAVFGADPYDKGSVEVAGATLPRHDVNAAMAAGVGLVPEDRKGQGLVLDQSVEENLGLVTLRAATRGGFVDRKGQHAAADRIAAQLGVRMAGLGQHVRTLSGGNQQKVVIGKWLLADIKVLILDEPTRGIDVGAKVEIYQLINELTAAGHAVLMISSDLPEVLGMSDRVLVMAQGRIAGELAAADATQDSVMALAVSTTPTTDESEARRGH; translated from the coding sequence GTGAGCAACCCGGACGAGTTGCTGCGTATCGAAGGGATACGGAAGACCTTCCCCGGTGTCGTCGCGCTCGACAGCGTCGACTTCGACCTGCGCCGCGGGGAGGTGCACGTCCTGCTCGGTGAGAACGGGGCCGGAAAGAGCACGCTGATCAAGATGCTCTCCGGCGCCTACACCCCCGACGAGGGCCGCATCATCGCGGGCGGCGAGCAGGTCCGTATCCACGGTGCGCAGGACGCCGAACGGCTCGGCATCGCGACGATCTACCAGGAGTTCAACCTGGTCCCCGATCTGACCGTCGCCGAGAACATCTTCCTGGGCCGGCAGCCCCGCCGCTTCGGCATGATCGACCGCAAGCGGATGGAGGCCGACGCCGAGAAGCTGCTCGCGCGCGTGGGCGTGAACGTGTCGCCTCGCGCGTGCGTGCGGGAACTCGGCATCGCCCGCCTCCAGATGGTGGAGATCGCGAAGGCGCTGAGTCTCGACGCGCGCGTGCTGATCATGGACGAGCCGACCGCCGTGCTGACCTCGGAGGAGGTCGACAAGCTCTTCGCCATCGTGCGCGCGCTGCGCGAGGACGGCGTCGGGATCGTCTTCATCACCCATCACCTGGAGGAGATCGCCGCCCTCGGCGACCGGGTCACCGTGATCCGGGACGGGCGGAGCGTGGGCCAGGTGCCCGCCTCGACGCCCGAGGACGAGCTCGTGCGGCTCATGGTGGGCCGGTCGATCGAGCAGCAGTACCCGCGTGAGCGGCCCGAGACCGGTACCGCGCTGCTGAAGGTCGAGGGGCTGACCCGCGACGGCGTCTTCCAGGACATCTCCTTCGAGGTGCGGGCCGGTGAGGTCGTCGGCATCGCCGGGCTCGTCGGCGCCGGGCGCACCGAGGTGGTGCGCGCGGTGTTCGGCGCGGACCCGTACGACAAGGGCTCGGTGGAGGTCGCGGGCGCGACGCTGCCGCGCCACGACGTGAACGCCGCCATGGCCGCGGGCGTCGGGCTCGTGCCCGAGGACCGCAAGGGCCAGGGCCTGGTGCTCGATCAGTCGGTCGAGGAGAACCTGGGGCTGGTGACCCTGCGCGCCGCCACCCGCGGCGGGTTCGTGGACCGCAAGGGCCAGCACGCGGCCGCCGACCGCATCGCCGCCCAGCTGGGCGTGCGGATGGCGGGGCTCGGCCAGCACGTGCGCACGCTCTCCGGCGGCAACCAGCAGAAGGTCGTCATCGGCAAGTGGCTCCTCGCGGACATCAAGGTGCTGATCCTCGACGAGCCGACGCGCGGCATCGACGTCGGCGCGAAGGTCGAGATCTACCAGCTCATCAACGAGCTGACCGCCGCCGGCCACGCCGTGCTGATGATCTCCAGCGATCTGCCGGAGGTCCTCGGCATGAGCGACCGCGTGCTCGTCATGGCGCAGGGCCGGATCGCCGGTGAACTCGCCGCCGCCGACGCCACCCAGGACTCCGTGATGGCCCTCGCCGTCAGCACCACTCCCACGACCGACGAAAGCGAGGCCCGTCGTGGCCACTGA
- a CDS encoding substrate-binding domain-containing protein: MATDTLKSKPGTSGAAGLRRLLLDNGALTALIVLVIALSALSGDFLTTDNLLNIGVQAAVTAILAFGVTFVIVAAGIDLSVGSVAALSATVLAWSATQHGVPVVLAVVLAVATGIVAGLVNGFLIAYGKLPPFIATLAMLSVGRGLALVISDGSPIPFPDSVSHLGDTLGGWLPVPVLVMVVMGLIAAVILGRTYIGRAMYAIGGNEEAARLSGLRVKKQKLVIYALSGLFAAAAGIVLASRLSSAQPQAADGYELDAIAAVVIGGASLAGGTGKASGTLIGALILAVLRNGLNLLSVSAFWQQVVIGVVIALAVLLDTLRRKAGATPVTSGGGGGKGRQAATYGLAAVVTVAIVGATSFLHGGSSASDKPKVGLSLSTLNNPFFVQIRAGAQAEAKRLGVDLTVTDAQNDASQQANQMQNFTSSSLDAIVLNPVDSAAASNSVGAANKAGMPVVAVDRGVEKGKVATLVASDNVAGGVLSAKTMAEKLGGKGKIVILQGQAGTSAARERAEGFAKGLKEYPGIKVLAQQPADFDRTKGLDVMSNLLQAHPDVQGVIAANDEMALGAVKALGSKAGKSVPVIGFDGEADGIKAVEAGTMYASVAQQPRELGEIAVRNAVNAADGKKIAPAVKVPVKVVTSKNAADFS, encoded by the coding sequence GTGGCCACTGACACGCTCAAGAGCAAGCCGGGCACCAGTGGTGCCGCCGGGCTGCGCAGGCTGCTGCTCGACAACGGCGCGCTGACCGCGCTGATCGTCCTCGTCATCGCGCTCTCCGCGCTGTCCGGGGACTTCCTGACCACCGACAACCTGCTCAACATCGGCGTCCAGGCGGCCGTGACCGCCATCCTCGCCTTCGGTGTCACCTTCGTGATCGTCGCGGCGGGCATCGACCTGTCGGTCGGTTCGGTGGCCGCGCTGTCCGCGACCGTACTGGCGTGGAGCGCCACGCAGCACGGCGTACCGGTCGTCCTCGCCGTCGTCCTCGCCGTCGCGACCGGCATCGTGGCCGGTCTCGTCAACGGGTTCCTCATCGCGTACGGGAAGCTGCCGCCGTTCATCGCGACGCTCGCGATGCTGTCGGTGGGGCGCGGTCTGGCGCTGGTGATCTCGGACGGTTCGCCGATCCCGTTCCCCGACTCGGTCTCGCACCTCGGTGACACGCTGGGCGGCTGGCTGCCGGTGCCGGTGCTCGTGATGGTCGTCATGGGGCTGATCGCCGCCGTGATCCTCGGCCGGACGTACATCGGCCGCGCCATGTACGCGATCGGCGGCAACGAGGAGGCCGCGCGCCTGTCCGGGCTGCGCGTGAAGAAGCAGAAGCTCGTCATCTACGCGCTGTCGGGCCTGTTCGCCGCCGCGGCGGGCATCGTGCTCGCCTCGCGGCTCTCCTCCGCGCAGCCGCAGGCCGCGGACGGCTACGAGCTGGACGCGATCGCCGCCGTCGTCATCGGCGGTGCCTCGCTGGCCGGTGGCACGGGCAAGGCGTCGGGCACGCTGATCGGCGCGCTGATCCTCGCGGTGCTGCGCAACGGCCTCAACCTCCTGTCGGTGTCCGCCTTCTGGCAGCAGGTCGTCATCGGTGTCGTCATCGCGCTCGCGGTGCTCCTCGACACGCTGCGCCGCAAGGCCGGGGCCACGCCGGTGACCTCCGGCGGCGGGGGCGGCAAGGGCAGGCAGGCGGCCACGTACGGGCTCGCGGCCGTCGTCACCGTCGCGATCGTCGGCGCCACCTCGTTCCTGCACGGCGGTTCGTCGGCGTCCGACAAGCCGAAGGTGGGCCTGTCCCTGTCGACGCTCAACAACCCGTTCTTCGTGCAGATCCGGGCGGGCGCGCAGGCCGAGGCGAAGAGGCTGGGCGTGGACCTGACGGTCACCGACGCGCAGAACGACGCCTCGCAGCAGGCCAACCAGATGCAGAACTTCACCAGCTCCAGCCTCGACGCGATCGTCCTCAACCCGGTCGACTCGGCCGCCGCGAGCAACTCGGTGGGTGCGGCGAACAAGGCCGGCATGCCCGTCGTCGCCGTCGACCGCGGGGTGGAGAAGGGCAAGGTCGCCACGCTCGTCGCCTCCGACAACGTCGCGGGCGGTGTGCTCTCCGCGAAGACGATGGCCGAGAAGCTGGGCGGCAAGGGCAAGATCGTCATCCTCCAGGGCCAGGCCGGCACGTCGGCCGCGCGTGAGCGTGCGGAGGGCTTCGCCAAGGGCCTCAAGGAGTACCCGGGCATCAAGGTCCTCGCCCAGCAGCCCGCCGACTTCGACCGCACCAAGGGCCTCGACGTGATGTCGAACCTGCTCCAGGCGCACCCCGACGTCCAGGGCGTCATCGCCGCCAACGACGAGATGGCGCTCGGCGCGGTCAAGGCGCTCGGCTCGAAGGCCGGGAAGTCGGTGCCCGTGATCGGCTTCGACGGCGAGGCCGACGGCATCAAGGCGGTCGAGGCGGGCACGATGTACGCCTCGGTGGCCCAGCAGCCGCGCGAACTCGGCGAGATCGCCGTGCGCAACGCGGTGAACGCCGCCGACGGCAAGAAGATCGCCCCGGCGGTGAAGGTGCCGGTGAAGGTCGTGACCTCGAAGAACGCGGCCGACTTCAGCTGA
- a CDS encoding ribokinase, with translation MSTYDLLVVGSANADLVVAVDRRPGAGETVLGSDLVVHPGGKGANQAVAAARLGARTALLARVGDDGHGQLLRTSMESSGVDTSGVLVGGAPTGVALITVDPSGDNSIVVSPGANGRLTPDDVRAARELFAAAPVVSTLLEIPLDTVAEVARSLADGARLVLNPSPPAPLPDEVLAVCDPLIVNEHEAKVILGTEPGPDPEEWARQLLALGPRSVVITLGAEGALVADADGSERVASVKVKAVDTTGAGDAFTAALAWRLGTGERLADAAAYAARVGAAAVTKEGAQASYPTADEVATL, from the coding sequence ATGAGCACGTATGACCTCCTCGTCGTGGGGTCGGCCAACGCCGATCTGGTGGTCGCCGTCGACCGTCGCCCGGGTGCCGGGGAGACCGTCCTCGGCTCCGACCTGGTGGTCCACCCGGGCGGCAAGGGCGCGAACCAGGCCGTGGCCGCCGCCCGGCTCGGCGCGCGCACCGCGCTGCTCGCGCGGGTCGGCGACGACGGGCACGGGCAGTTGCTCCGTACGTCGATGGAGTCGTCCGGGGTGGACACCTCGGGCGTGCTCGTCGGCGGGGCGCCCACCGGGGTCGCGCTGATCACCGTCGACCCGTCGGGCGACAACAGCATCGTGGTGTCGCCGGGCGCGAACGGACGGCTCACGCCGGACGACGTGCGGGCGGCGCGGGAGCTGTTCGCGGCGGCGCCGGTGGTCTCCACGCTGCTGGAGATCCCGCTGGACACGGTCGCCGAGGTGGCCCGGTCGCTGGCCGACGGGGCGCGGCTCGTCCTCAATCCGTCGCCGCCCGCGCCGCTGCCCGACGAGGTCCTCGCGGTGTGCGACCCGCTGATCGTCAACGAGCACGAGGCGAAGGTCATCCTCGGTACGGAGCCGGGCCCGGACCCCGAGGAGTGGGCGCGGCAACTGCTCGCGCTCGGCCCGCGCTCGGTCGTCATCACGCTCGGCGCCGAGGGCGCGCTGGTCGCGGACGCCGACGGGTCGGAGCGGGTGGCGTCCGTGAAGGTGAAGGCCGTGGACACCACCGGCGCGGGAGACGCCTTCACGGCGGCGCTCGCCTGGCGGCTCGGCACCGGTGAGCGGCTGGCCGACGCGGCGGCGTACGCGGCCCGGGTCGGCGCCGCCGCCGTCACCAAGGAGGGCGCGCAGGCCTCGTACCCGACGGCGGACGAGGTCGCCACGCTGTGA
- the rbsD gene encoding D-ribose pyranase, protein MKKAGILNRHLAGAMAELGHGDGVLVCDAGMPVPAGPRVVDLAFRAGVPSFAEVLDGLLDELVVEGGTAAGEVRAANPDTAALLAERLPVLSYVTHEELKALSASARLVVRTGEARPFANVLLRCGVFF, encoded by the coding sequence GTGAAGAAGGCCGGGATTCTCAATCGCCATCTGGCCGGGGCCATGGCCGAGTTGGGTCACGGGGACGGGGTGCTCGTGTGCGACGCGGGGATGCCGGTGCCGGCCGGGCCGCGCGTCGTCGATCTGGCCTTCCGGGCCGGGGTGCCGTCGTTCGCCGAGGTGCTCGACGGTCTCCTCGACGAGCTGGTCGTGGAGGGCGGCACGGCGGCCGGTGAGGTGCGGGCCGCGAATCCGGACACGGCCGCGCTGCTCGCGGAGCGGCTGCCGGTTCTCTCCTATGTCACGCACGAGGAGCTGAAGGCGCTGTCGGCGTCGGCGCGGCTCGTGGTGCGGACCGGGGAGGCGCGGCCGTTCGCCAATGTGCTGCTGCGGTGCGGGGTCTTCTTCTGA
- a CDS encoding sugar phosphate isomerase/epimerase family protein — protein MTVKQLGLPELVDACAELGVRNVGTWREPVQAYGVDKAAALLRDAGLTVTTHCRGGFLTALDPAERTAALDDNKRAVDEAVTLGTDVLVLVSGGLPAGSYDLAGARERIADGIAVLAPYAAERGVRLAIEPLHPMYAADRCVVSTLAQALDIAERFPADQVGVCVDTYHIWWDDQAPAQLARAGAQGRIATFQLADWTTPLPEGVLNGRGQLGDGAIDLRYWRGLVEQQGYTGPIEVELFNDGLWARDGREVLAETVERFTRHAVRQ, from the coding sequence ATGACCGTCAAGCAGCTCGGACTGCCCGAACTCGTCGACGCATGCGCCGAGTTGGGTGTCCGCAACGTCGGGACCTGGCGCGAGCCCGTCCAGGCGTACGGCGTCGACAAGGCGGCGGCGCTGCTGCGCGACGCCGGGCTGACCGTCACCACGCACTGCCGCGGCGGCTTCCTCACCGCCCTCGACCCGGCCGAGCGCACGGCCGCGCTCGACGACAACAAGCGCGCCGTCGACGAGGCCGTCACCCTCGGCACGGACGTCCTGGTCCTGGTCTCCGGCGGACTTCCGGCCGGATCGTACGACCTGGCGGGCGCCCGCGAGCGCATCGCCGACGGCATCGCCGTGCTCGCCCCCTACGCGGCCGAGCGCGGCGTGAGGCTGGCGATCGAGCCGCTGCACCCGATGTACGCGGCAGACCGCTGCGTGGTCTCCACCCTCGCCCAGGCCCTGGACATCGCCGAACGCTTCCCGGCGGATCAGGTCGGCGTCTGCGTGGACACGTACCACATCTGGTGGGACGACCAGGCGCCCGCGCAGCTCGCGCGGGCCGGCGCCCAAGGGCGTATCGCGACGTTCCAGCTCGCCGACTGGACGACGCCGCTGCCCGAGGGCGTGCTCAACGGTCGGGGCCAGCTCGGTGACGGCGCGATCGACCTGCGGTACTGGCGCGGCCTGGTGGAACAGCAGGGCTACACCGGGCCCATCGAGGTGGAGCTGTTCAACGACGGGCTGTGGGCGCGCGACGGCCGCGAGGTGCTCGCCGAGACCGTCGAACGGTTCACCCGGCACGCGGTCCGGCAGTGA
- a CDS encoding dihydrodipicolinate synthase family protein, with translation MTLHLPTPDGGLKAYEPRAEPLAFDTGAPLASRVVFSAAHVVADPLADTTPDSPAAVDWDATLAFRRHLWSHGLGVAEAMDTAQRGMGLDWAGAAELIRRSAAEAKAVGGRIACGVGTDQLTAPARDLAEVRAAYEEQLALVEGTGAQAILMASRALAAVARGPEDYLDVYGHLLRQAAEPVVLHWLGPMFDPALDGYWGSADLDAATETFLEVIAAHPDKVDGIKVSLLDARREVELRRRLPQGVRCYTGDDFNYPELIAGDDRGFSHALLGIFDPLGPLAAQAVRVLDTGDVKGFRELLDPTVELSRHLFQAPTRFYKTGVVLLAWLSGHQEHFTMVGGLQSARSLPHFARAYELADSLGLFPSPELAETRMKQLLALYGVTK, from the coding sequence GTGACCCTTCATCTCCCCACCCCCGACGGCGGGTTGAAGGCGTACGAGCCGCGCGCCGAGCCGCTCGCGTTCGACACCGGGGCGCCCCTCGCCTCCCGGGTCGTCTTCTCGGCGGCGCACGTCGTCGCCGACCCGCTCGCCGACACCACCCCCGACTCCCCGGCCGCCGTCGACTGGGACGCCACCCTCGCCTTCCGCCGCCACCTGTGGTCCCACGGGCTCGGCGTCGCCGAGGCGATGGACACCGCGCAGCGCGGCATGGGCCTGGACTGGGCGGGCGCCGCCGAGCTGATCCGACGCTCCGCCGCCGAGGCGAAGGCGGTCGGCGGCCGCATCGCCTGCGGCGTCGGCACCGACCAGCTCACCGCGCCCGCCCGCGATCTGGCCGAGGTCAGGGCCGCGTACGAGGAGCAGCTCGCGCTCGTGGAGGGGACGGGCGCGCAGGCGATCCTCATGGCGTCGCGCGCGCTGGCCGCCGTCGCCCGCGGCCCCGAGGACTACCTCGACGTGTACGGGCATCTGCTCCGGCAGGCCGCCGAGCCGGTCGTCCTGCACTGGCTGGGCCCCATGTTCGACCCGGCCCTGGACGGCTACTGGGGCTCGGCCGACCTGGACGCCGCGACCGAGACCTTCCTGGAGGTCATCGCCGCGCACCCGGACAAGGTCGACGGCATCAAGGTGTCCCTGCTCGACGCCCGCCGTGAGGTCGAGCTGCGCCGCCGCCTCCCGCAGGGTGTGCGCTGCTACACCGGCGACGACTTCAACTACCCCGAGCTGATCGCGGGCGACGACCGCGGCTTCAGCCACGCCCTGCTCGGCATCTTCGACCCGCTGGGCCCGCTCGCCGCGCAGGCCGTCCGCGTCCTCGACACCGGAGACGTCAAGGGATTCCGTGAACTCCTCGACCCCACGGTCGAGTTGTCCCGGCACCTCTTCCAGGCCCCGACCCGCTTCTACAAGACCGGCGTCGTCCTCCTCGCCTGGCTCTCCGGCCACCAGGAGCACTTCACCATGGTCGGCGGCCTCCAGTCGGCGCGCTCGCTCCCGCACTTCGCGCGCGCCTACGAACTCGCCGACTCCCTCGGCCTGTTCCCGAGCCCGGAGCTGGCCGAGACCCGCATGAAGCAACTGCTCGCCCTGTACGGAGTGACCAAGTGA
- a CDS encoding Gfo/Idh/MocA family oxidoreductase has protein sequence MTRKTVRIAMNGVTGRMGYRQHLVRSILALREQGGLDLGDGTVLWPEPVLVGRREHALKAIAERHGLDGANISTDVDAVLADDSVDIFFDAAMTSGREEILKKAIAAGKHVYTEKPTATGLEGAVELARLAREKGVRSGVVQDKLFLPGLLKLKRLIDGGFFGRILSVRGEFGYWVFEGDWQEAQRPSWNYRSEDGGGIVVDMFPHWEYVLHELFGRVTSVTALAATHIPTRWDENGKPYDATADDSAYGIFEIEGSGGPVVAQINSSWDVRVNRDELVEFQVDGTEGSAVAGLRNCRVQHRSSTPKPVWNPDLPATYSFRDQWQEVPDNTEFDNGFKVQWELFLKHVYAGADYHWDLLAGARGVQMAELGLKSSAEGRRLDVPEISL, from the coding sequence GTGACACGCAAGACGGTGCGCATCGCCATGAACGGCGTGACGGGGCGCATGGGCTACCGCCAGCACCTCGTCCGGTCGATCCTCGCGCTGCGCGAGCAGGGCGGGCTCGACCTCGGTGACGGCACGGTCCTGTGGCCCGAGCCGGTCCTGGTCGGCCGCCGCGAGCACGCGCTGAAGGCGATCGCCGAGCGGCACGGCCTGGACGGGGCGAACATCTCCACCGACGTGGACGCCGTCCTCGCCGACGACAGCGTCGACATCTTCTTCGACGCCGCGATGACCTCGGGGCGCGAGGAGATCCTCAAGAAGGCGATCGCCGCCGGCAAGCACGTCTACACCGAGAAGCCGACCGCCACCGGCCTGGAGGGCGCCGTCGAACTGGCCCGCCTGGCACGCGAGAAGGGCGTCAGGTCGGGCGTGGTGCAGGACAAGCTGTTCCTGCCGGGCCTGCTCAAGCTCAAGCGCCTGATCGACGGCGGCTTCTTCGGGCGGATCCTGTCCGTGCGCGGCGAGTTCGGCTACTGGGTCTTCGAGGGCGACTGGCAGGAGGCCCAGCGCCCGTCGTGGAACTACCGCAGCGAGGACGGCGGCGGCATCGTCGTCGACATGTTCCCGCACTGGGAGTACGTGCTGCACGAGCTGTTCGGCCGGGTCACCTCGGTCACCGCGCTCGCCGCCACCCACATCCCCACCCGCTGGGACGAGAACGGCAAGCCCTACGACGCCACCGCCGACGACTCCGCGTACGGCATCTTCGAGATCGAGGGTTCCGGCGGGCCGGTCGTCGCCCAGATCAACTCCTCCTGGGACGTGCGCGTCAACCGCGACGAACTGGTCGAGTTCCAGGTCGACGGCACCGAAGGGTCGGCCGTCGCAGGCCTGCGCAACTGCCGCGTCCAGCACCGCAGTTCCACCCCCAAGCCGGTCTGGAACCCCGACCTCCCGGCGACGTACTCCTTCCGCGACCAGTGGCAGGAGGTCCCGGACAACACCGAGTTCGACAACGGCTTCAAGGTGCAGTGGGAGCTGTTCCTGAAGCATGTGTACGCCGGTGCCGACTACCACTGGGACCTGCTCGCCGGTGCGCGCGGTGTGCAGATGGCCGAACTGGGGCTGAAGTCCTCGGCCGAGGGCCGCCGCCTGGACGTTCCGGAGATCTCGCTGTGA